CGCCGAGCGTCTGCAGCGGCAGCAGCTGCATGACGACGACCTTCTGGGTGATGGCGCTGACGAACTCGTTGTAGACGACGTGGACGGCGTCCACCTCGCCGTTCAGGAAGCTGGCGACCAGCTCCTCGGCCACGTCCGCGGCGGCGCGGTAGTTCAGGCGCTGGTACAGGCCGCCGAAGTCCTTGCGCACGGCCTGGCCGCGGTTGCGGAAGAAGTCGTTGCCCTTGCGGCCCACCGTGGAGAGCTGGATGCGCTCCAGGTTCGTGTTCTCGTAGAGGAACCGGTTGGCGCGGCGGGTGATGTTGGAGTTGAAGCCGCCGGCGAGGCCGCGGTCGGACGTCAGCGTCACCAGTTCCACGCGCTTGACGGGGCGGGCCGCCAGCAGCGGGTGGCTGAGGTTGTCGTCACCGGAGCGCGCCGACAGGTCCGCGATGATCTGGTCCAGCATCGTCGCGTAGGGGCGCGCCGCGAGGATGGCGTCCTGCGCCTTGCGGAGCTTCGCGGCGGAGACCATCTTCATGGCCTTGGTGATCTGCCGCGTGTTCTTCACCGAGCGGATGCGCTTGCGGATATCGCGAAGGGACGCCATGGGACGGGGGACTCCTGTGAGACGAGCTGGCCGGGTGCGCCCAGGTGGGAGCGAGGCAGGCTGACGGCGGGGCCCCCTATATAAGCGGGCCGGGGGCCGGTCAACGGGGGCCTGACGGGGCTTTCCGGACACGGGGGCCGGCTCCCCTCCGGGAGGGGCGGCCAGGCGGACGGGGAGGGTCTGGCTTCCGGACTCGGCCGCCCGTCCTACCTTTCAGGGCATGGCCCCATCCACCGACAGGCCCCTGCTCGTCGTCGAGGACGACGCGGACATCCGCGAGGCGCTCCAAGGCTACCTGGAGCTCCAGGGGTACCGGGTGCGGGTGGCCAAGGATGGCCGCGAGGCGCTGGCGTCCATGGAGGCACAGCCCCTGCCTGCGCTCATCCTGTTGGACATGGCCCTGCCGGGGGTGGACGGCCACCGCGTGTTGATGGCGCGGGGGCGCAGCGAGGCCCTGGCCCAGGTACCCGTGGTCATCCTGTCGGCGGGAATGGCGGACATGCATCCCCGGGACAGGGCGGTGTACGCGGCCAGCCAGGGTGTGGCGGCGCTGTTGTCCAAGCCGGTGGAGCCGAAGCAGTTGCTGGAGACGGTGCGGCGCCTGTTGCCGGGGACGCTCGCCTCCCAGGCGGACACCCATCCCTGAACTGGAGGCCCAATCGGTCCTTTGCGAGGGCGGGCGCGCGGAACACAATGCGCCCTCGACCGGTGTTCTCGGGGTCCATGAAGCCAGGCGGAGCGAGGGGTATCTGGGTACGAAGGGCCCTCTGGGGCCTGCTCGCGGGCCTGACGAGCCTGCTCGTGCTCTCGTACCTGGTGCGGGTGAGCTACGAGGAGCGCATCGTGCCCCTGCCCGAGGCCCCGGAGGCCCCCATCGCGCTCGTCTTCGGCGCGGGGCTGGCGCCTGGCGCGGTGCCGTCTCCTGTGCTGGCGCAGCGGCTGGACATGGCGATGGCGCTGTGGCGCGCGGGCAAGGTCCAGGCGGTCCTGGTGAGCGGGGACGAGGTGAAGCCCTTCCACCACGAGACGCGGGCCATGCGGCGCTACCTGCTGGAGCGGGGGCTGCCAGAGGTGGCCGTGCTGGGGGACGAGGCGGGGCTGTCCACCTATGACAGCTGTCTGCGGGCGCACGGCGTCTTCGGCGCGCGCAGGGCCCTGCTCGTCACCCAGCGCTTCCACCTGCCACGGGCGCTGTTCATCGCCAACTCGGTGGGCATCGACGCGTGGGGCGTGGCGGCGGACGAGGGCCGTCCGACTCCCTGGCGGTACACGGTGCGGGAGATGCTCTCGCGCGTGCTGGCGCTGGGAATGGTCGCGCTGAGGGTGGAGCCCGTCTACCCGACGGGCCGCGCGGCGACGCCGAAGCGCTGAGCGCTCCAGCCATGCCCCCCGGCAGGCGGGCGGCCGGCGCGAATTGCGGCGGCCCGGGCCGGTTCTCATTCTTGAAGCCAGAGCAGCCCACCCTTTCGCGAGGAGACACCATGCGCTTCAAGAAACTCGGCACGGAGGACGTGGGTGAGTCCAGCTCGCTCCGGCACGTGAACCAGGACACCGGCGAGGAGGAGATCAACATCTCCGACCAGGACCTCGCGGCCTCGCCGCCCCTCGAGGAGGAGCCGGACTTCCGGGACATCCTCCCGGACCAGATTCACGAGTTCCGCCGGGGCGACGAGGAGGCTGAGGAGACCGAGGTCACGGCCCAACCCGAGGAGCGCCTCCGACCCGCTCGACGAGACCAGCTTCCGGAGGGGTAGCCCTCCAGGGCTGGGGACGACAGGCTCTATCGTTACTCCACGGCGATTGTCATGGAGTGACGGCATGTTCCGGCGTGGGCCGTGGGCGCGACGTGGGTCGGAGGTGTCGTGCCCTGGGTAGGGACTCGCGTTGACCACGGACCGTGCCGATTCGGGGGGCGCGGTGGCGCCACTGCGTCCGCCTCGCATCATCAGGGCGACCTGAGCGCCAGCTTCAGCGCTACATGCCGTGCCCTGGATTCTCCACGGCGTCCCGCGCGCGGGCTGCGCGCCGTTGATAGGGGTTACGCGCGAGAGGACTCGTCACGAGCTGCGCGCAGGCTCCTCGCCACTACCACGGCGGGGAAGAGACTTCGTCGCGACTTGCGCGCAGGCTCCGCTCCACCGCAACCCGTTACGGTAGAGAGGGTTCATCACGACCTGCGCGCAGGCCCCGCGTCGCCGCTACCTGCGCGATGACTTCCTCGCGGCTCCCTTCGCCGGCTTCTTCGCCGCGGCCTTCGTGGTGGCCTTCTTCGCGGCGGGCTTCTTCGCCACAGCAGCCGGGGTCTTCTTCGCCGCGAAGGCCGTGACCTTCTTCACGGAGCCCTTCTTCGCCGCAGCCTTCGTGGTGGCCTTCTTCGCGGCGGACTTCTTCGCCACGGGAACAGCGGCCTTCTTCGCGGCGGGCTTCGTCACCGCGACCTTCTTCGCCGCGGGCTTCTTCGAGGGAGCCGTCGCCATCTTCGCGGCGGGCTTCGTCGCCACGGGCTTCGTGGAGGGCGCCTTGACGGCGGCCTTCTTCGCCGTGGGCTTCGTGGAGGTCACGGGCTTCACGGTGGGCGCCCTGGTGGCCGCCTTCTTCGCGGCGGTCTTCGTCACGGCGGGGGCCACCGCGCCAGACGTCTTCTCCTCGGGCTTCGCCTTGGCCTTCTCGGCGACCGCCGTCCCGGTCCCCGCCTTCGCGACAGCCGACTTCGCGGCCCGGATGACCTCCTTGCTGGAGACCATCGCCTCGTCGGCCTTCTGGGCCGGGCCCTTCACGGAGCCAGCCTCCGCCTCCACGGGCTCACTGACGGGCTGCTTCGCCTCGACCTTCACGGGGGCCGGCTCGCGAACAGGCGCGGGCTTCGCGGCCTTCGCCTTCGGCTCGTTGAACTTCTTCACGGCCACCTTCTTCTCGGCCCCCAGCTCCTTGCTCAGCGCCTCTCGCATCGAGGGCCTGTTGAAGAGCTCGGTCTGCGTCACCAGCCCCGGCTTGCCTGCCCGGGCCGCGACCTTCGCGCCCACGGGCGAGCCATTCGCGCCGGTCCGGGCCCTCGGCGCCACGTCCTCGTCGTACTCGTAGGCCAGCTCGCGTTGGGCGGCCGCCTCGTCCTCCGCCTCGACGAGGGGCTCCCCCACGGCCTCCGCGGAGGCGAACTCCGCCTCCTCGTCCGCGTCTTCGTCCTCGACCTCCACGCCAGACAGCGCCCCCTGGAGCACCGCGTTCATCGCGCGAGCGAACGTGCGCTCGCCAAAGCTCTCGACCTCGGCCGGAGGCACGAGCACGTCGAGCATGTCCTTCAGGGAGCGATACAGCCGCATCTGCCGCTGCTCACCGTCCCAGGTCCCGAAGACCCAGTCCTCGTCGCCGAGCGTCTGGACCCACTCCGGAAGCGGCCCGCCACCATCCCCCTGCTCGACCATCGCCGACTTGCGCGCGGAGAAGATGTGCCGGTGCGGCCCCTTGAGACCGATGCGCCACACCCCCGCGGCGGGGAGCCCCACCAGCTTCAACCGGGACTTCTCCAAGACGCTCGGAGTGCCCTCGGGCCCATGCAGGGGGAACAAGTGGACGTCGCCGTGCAGCTCACCACCGTTGAACGTCAGGTACAGCTGCCCCAGCTCTTCGGGGAATGGGACACCGCACTCCGTCTCGGCCCACCGGACCTCGTCCGCGGACACACCCGATGACGCTGCCTTCGCCGACTTCCGCAGTGCCTCCAACCACTCGTGCATGACCCCTCCACGACACGTCCAATGCCACAACCTTATGGCGCCCCGAGCCGCCGCGCAGTGCGCGTGTTGGGCTTTTGATGGCGCGCCACCCCAGGCCGACCTCGCGGGGAGATACTCGGGCACCCTCGGCCGGCAATCCACCCCCACGCGAGGCCCAACCCCCATCCGCACGAAGCGCCACCACCATCCATCCCCGGAGCCCTCCTCCGCCCCTCCGGCTGATCCATCGCCCGCCCCTCCGGACTCCGTCCCCCGGCTCCGGGGAGGGCGCCCCCCGAACGGACGCCGCCCCGCCGGCCCGAGCCTCCGCCCTGGCGGACGTGAGCCCGGAAGACCCCCTCGGAGGCCCAGCGCGCCTCGCTTGAAGAGGGAGCACGGGGTCGTTACGCAGGGGGCATGGCACATCCCGTGAGCTATGAGGGAACGACGGAGAACTTCGACCAGCTCGTGCTCGAACCCAAGGGCGAGCTCGTCGTGGTGGACTTCTGGGGCGATGGCTGCCCGAACTGCGAAATCTACGCGGAGGCCGAACCCTCGCTCCTGGCCGAGCTGGATGGCGCCCGGATGCGCGTGGTGAAGGTGAACGCGTACCAGCACGAGCCGCTCGCCCACCGCTTCGGCCTCTTCGGCATCCCCACCTTCCTGCTGTTCCGCGACGGGAAGCTCCTCGGGAAGATGTCTCAGTACTATGGGAAGCAATACTGGCTCGGCGTCATCCGGGAGCACCTGCCGGCGGCATGACGACGCGCGGGGCCGTCCCTCGGCCCTCGGCGTTCGTGCCCCGCACAGCCCCACGAGCGGCGCTGGCGGCCCCGGGGGCACCCGCCCCTGACGATTCCGGGGCGGGCGTCGTCAGCCGGTGTGGCCCATCGAAGCACCGCGCGACGAGATGCCGTTGCCACGAAGTCCTGCTCCACCCCACCGAGGGCCACAGGTCAATGACCTCGTCGTCCTCCCCCACGCTCCCCTGTACACGTGGCCGTCCTACCTGCGCCTCCAACGGGCGCTGGGGGAGCTGGGCGGGCAGCAGTCCGCCGTCGAGTTGCTGGCGCGAAACCGGTTCCGCCAACGTTTCACCTTCGAGGGAAGCGCACCGGTCGCCCTCGCCATCTTCCGGCAACTCCGCCGATCGGGCGCCCACGGAATCAAGCCACCCCGGCCCGAGCCCTGGCGGGATGACGACTGACATGGACGACGACATCGAGGCGCTCCATTTCGAGAACCGCTTCACGGTCGCCGGATGGGTCATCGAAGATGAGACGACCGGACGCCAGGTCGCGGAGCGGATGAAAGCGGCGGGAATGCCCGTCATCCCCTGCGAGGAATGACACGGAGAGGAATCCTCGATGGAGAAGAAGCACCGGAAGATCGTCGTCGATGACCGCGAGTACGCCTGGGTCGGGGACTGGAGCTATGGGATGGGGAACCGCGTCGTCGGGATACGGGTCTGGTTCAAGGGCCCGGACCAACGCACCGTGGGTCCCATGCTGTCCGTGAAGCTGGTCGGCAAGGGGGGCGGGGTCGCGGACTCCTCCGCCGCGCTCCCCCACCATGTCCGCGAGGTCATCCTCGTCGCGAGGCGCTCGGGCTGGAAGCCAGAGGGCCGTGGCACGTTCTGGCTTCGGCCGTCGCATGGACTCGAACTCGACGATTTGGAGGTCATCGAGCCCGGGTAGAGTGCACGGCCTCTCGAAGGAGCACTTGCGTGGCGCGTATCGCATTCGTCCTGGTGGACCCGTTCGCGGACTGGGAACCCGCGCTCCTCGCGGCCGGAGCCCGGGAGGACTTCAAGGACGAGGTGTCCTGGCTCTCATTGGACGGGAAGCCCGTCCCTTCGATGGGTGGGCTGACGGTCCAGGCGGACGGCGTCCTCGATGACTCCGTGCTCGAACGCGCCGATGCACTGGTGTTGATCGGCTCCCCCTTGTGGCAGACGTCCGGGAGCCCGGACCTGTCGTCCCTGCTGCGGCGCGCGGTGGACCGGGGCCTCGTGGTCGCGGGCATCTGCGGCGCCACCCTGGCGCTGGCGCGCGCGGGCCTGCTCGACACACGGGCGCACACCAGCAACGCGCTCGAATTCCTCCAGCAACACGCGGCGGGCTACAACGGGAGCGCGCTCTATCGCCACTCCGCCCAGGCCGTGAGCGATGGGCGCGTCGTCACGGCCCCGGGAAGCGCACCCGTGACGTTCGCCGTCGAGGTGCTCCAGTTGCTGCATCCCGGAGCCACGGCCGCCCTGGGAGAGTTCCGCCGCGACTTTGCTCGCGAACACCCGCCTGGGTAGAACATCGCGGAGGTATGTCCTGAGCATCGGCTGGAATGGGACCTGCAGCCAGCCGAGCATGACCTTGCTCACTGGACGAGACGTCCCATCACCGATGCTTGGCATCCCCAGCCGCACGACCTACGCTCGAGGTTGTCCCATGGCATCCATTCCATACCGAATCGATCCCGACGACCCGAGGGCTCCGCCACAGGAACTCTGGGACCAGCTCTCCCCAGAAGAGCGCGCTCGCATCGTCGCGGAATTGCCTTCGGAGTTTCCTGTTTCGGAAGCCAATCCGCCGGAAGGGGACCCTCACTTCGAGGCGAAGATTCGTGCCCGCGAGGTGCTGGGGAGCTTCTTCTCCCGCATCGGCCGGAAGGTGTACCTGGGGAGCGAACTCCCCGTGTACTACCCGGGCGAAGCGATGTTCGCTCCGGACGTCATCGCCGTGATGGATGTGGAGCTCCACTCCCGCATGGGCTGGGTCGTGAGCCTCGAAGGGAAGGGCCCGGACCTCGCCATCGAAATCGTGTACGCGGGCGAGCGACGCAAGGACATGGAGCGCAATGTCGAGCGCTATGCCCGACTCGGCATCCACGAGTACTTCATCTTCGATCGGGCTCGGCTTCGCTTGAGTGGATGGAGACTCGACGCGGAGCGCCGGGGCTACCACCCCATCCTGCCCCAACATGGGGTCTACGGCTCCGAGGTCCTCGGACTGGAGCTCCAGATCGAGGATGAGCGGCTGCGCTTCTACCGGGGCGGCGCCGCACTCCCCGAAGCCCAGGAGATGATCGCCCGCCTCGAACACATGATGGAGCGGAGTGAGGCGAACCGCTCGGAGCTGGAGCAACGGTACGCCGAAGAGGTTCGCCGTCGCGAGGAGGAGACCCGCCGTCGCGAGGAGGAGACCCGCCGTCGCGAGGAGGAGACCCGCCGTCGCGAGGAGGAGACCCGCCGTCGCGAAGAGGAGACCCGCCGTCGCGAGGAGTCCGAGCGGCGACTGGCCGAGGCGCTCGCGGAGCTGGAGCGGCTGCGCGCCGAGCGGCGCTGACGCCCTCGCTCAGTCCCGGTAGCCGCGCGCCTGGAGCCGGAACAGGTGCGCATAACGCCCGTCCTTCGCCATCAGCGCGTCGTGACTGCCCAGCTCCTCCACGCCACCGTTGTGCAGCACGGCGATCTGATCCGCCATCCGCACCGTCGAGAACCGGTGCGAAATCACGATGGCGATGCGGTCCGCCGCCAACGCCTGGAAGCGCTCGAACAACGCGTGCTCCGCCTCCGCGTCGATGCTCGCGGTGGGCTCGTCGAGAATCAGCACCTCCGCGTCGTCCCGCATGAACGCGCGCGCCACCGCCAGCTTCTGCCACTGCCCCGACGACAGCTCCTGCCCCTTCTCGAACCAGCCCCCCAACATCGTGTCGTACTGGTTCGGCAACGCCGCGATGACCGTGCTCGCCCCACCCTCCTCCGCCGCCCTCGCGATGCGCCCCCGGTCCTCCAGCGCCGGCACGTGCCCCAGGCCGATGTTCTCCGCCACGTTGAACTGGTAGCGCACGAAGTCCTGGAACACCGCCCCGAACCGGCCGCGCAGGTCCTCCACCGTCATGTCCCGGATGTCCACGCCGCCATACAGGATGGTCCCCTCCGTCGGCTCGTACAGCCGCAACAACAGCTTCACCAACGTGCTCTTGCCCGCCCCATTCTCCCCCACCAGCGCCAGCTTCTCCCCCGGCCGCAACGTCAGCGACACGTTGCGCAGCGCCCACGCGTCCTTCCCCGGATAGCGGAACGACACGCCGCGCAGCTCGATGGTGTTGTCCCGCCCCCTCGGGGGTGACAGCGCCGGGAGCAGCCTCGACGACTCCTGGCCCGTGGGGATGGTCAGGTACATGAAGAGGTTGCTCATGAAGAGCGCGTCCTCGAACATGGAGCCCACGCTCGTCAGGATGCCCTGGAACGCCGCCTGCCCCTGACGGAACACCCCCAGGTACAACACCATGTCGCCCACGGTGATGGTGCCGCTCGCCGCGCGCCCCGCCACGAACAGGTAGCAGCCATAGAAGGCCGCCAGCGACAACAACCCCAATCCCAACCCCCACCCCATGCGCCGGAAGGCCAGCGCCCGGTCCTCCCGGAAGAACTTCTGGAACAGCTCCCGGTAGCGCCCCAGCACCAGGTCCCCCAGGCCGAACAGCTTCACCTCCTTCACGTGGCTGTCCCGCGTGAGGATCCACTCCAGGTAGTTGAGCTTGCGGCCCTCGGGCGCGCGCCACGAGTACAGCCGGAAGCCCTCCATCGCCAGCCGCGCCTCCGCGATGAACGCCGGAATCGACGCCGCCACCAGCACCACCACGCTCCACGGCGACAACGCAATCAACAGCGCCGCGAACGTGGACAACGTAATCGCGTTGCGGACGATGGAGAACGCCTGCATCACCAGCGACAACGGCCGGCTGCTCGCCTCGCGCCGCGCGTTCTGCATCTTGTCGTAGGTGTCCGAGTCCTCGAAGTGCCGCAGCTCCAGCTCCAGCGCCTTCTGGAGGATGCGCTCGTTGAGGAGGTTGCCCAGGTTGGCGCGCAAGAGCTCCCGCGTCAGCGTCAGCCCCCGGTCCACCACCGCCGAGCCCAACATCAACCCGAACTCCAGCCCCACCAGCCCCACGACGCGCGAGTGCGCCTCGGCCGAGCCCTGCGCCGCCGCCACCACCGAGTCCACGATGAGCTTGCCCACCCAGGCGATGGCCGCCGGCAACACCGCCGCCACCAACGTCAGCGCCCCCAGCAACACCGCCCCCTGGGGACTGGCCTGCCAGAAGATGCGGAACGTCCCCGGCAGCTGGCGGAACAGACTCCCGGCGTTCCTCAGCCGGTCCTTGAGGGATTTCGGGGCGACACTGGCGTCGAGCGGGCGAGGAGACACGGGGCGCGTTCATAACGCGCTCACCGCGTCCGCGCTCGACTCCTCAGGCCGTCACGAGTGGCAGGTGCCGCGACACCAGCACGTCGCACGGCGCGCGCGCCAGCACCCGCGCCACGCCCTCGGAGAGGCCCGGCCGCCCGGCCTGCGCCAGCACCACCAGGTCCGACCCCCGCTCCGACATCTCGGCGAGGATGCCCTCGGCCGGCTCACCGCCGCGCAGCCGGACCTCCAGCTCCCGCCCCGTCTCCCGGTACGGCGCCAGGAAACGCCCGAGCGCCACCCGCGCGGCCTCCTCGCGCTCCTGCCGCGCGAGCAACCACCGCTCCACCGGCGCCCCCGTCCGGCGCAGCGCCTCCTCCTCGCGCGTGTCCACCACGTGCAACACGTCCACCGGCGTCCCCGGACAGATGCGCAGCATCAGCTCCAGCGCCCGCCGGGACTCCCGCGAGAAGTCCACCGCGACCAGCGGCCGGGCATACGGCCGCACCGGCTGCGGCACCACCACCAAAACCGACGAGCCCAGCCCACGCACCAGCCGCAGCACGTGGGAGTCCTCCGGCAACCCCCGCGCCGGGGGCCGGCCCAGCACCACCAGCTCCACGTCCTGCTCGCGCGCCGCCGCCACCACCACGTTCTCCACGTCGCCCCGGCACAGGTCCTCGCTCACGGTGACGTCCGGCCGCTGCCGCAGCCGTCGACACACCGCGGTCACCGCCTTGCGCAGACAGCGCTCCCCCGCCACCGCGCCGTCCTCGGCCTCATCATCCACGGGCGCTCCCGCGTGCAGCACCGTGAAGCACGCGCCCTGCCCCAGGGGCAGCCGCAGCGCTCGCGCCAACGCCAGCTCCGCGCGCAACGAGAAGTCCGTCGCCACCATGACGCGCGCCAGCCCCCGCGGCCCTCGCGCGGGCCCCGGCGACAACAACGGCCTCTGCGTCCGCGTCAGCTCTTGATGCCTCATCACGAGACCCTCCTTTCCACCTCCCATACTCCCCAGGATTCACGCCCCGGCTTCGCGTCGCGCCACGCGCGCTCGGCCCCGTCACACGCGCCGCCTCCGACCAGGCGACCTTCGGCACCTGGGACACCCGCGCGCTCACACCTCGAAGATTGGGGCTCCGCCCCGGATTGCCACGTGCGTCATGCGGGGACGCCGCGAGCACGGCCAGGCAAGACAGCCCTCAGGCTCACCCGCGCGTCACACCGCGCTCACGCGCGGGCGCCGTGACTCGCGTCGACACCCGCCTCGCACGCCAGTGAGGGTGAGCCGCGACACCGCAATCCCGGGGCATGGAACGGACGAGGGGAAGCAGGAGCCCGAGCCCCCGCTGCGCGCTCGGAGGAGGGGTGCGTCACACGCACGACGGCCCCCCTGAAAAATCTCCAGGACGCCGCCGTCCGTATCACACGCGAGCCCCGAGGGACGTGCATCCCGGGACGGTGATTGGCGCGCTTGGCGCGTCTGGAGAGCGACAGAGCGACGCCCGGGAGCCACGCGAGGTCCGGCCAGCGGCTTGCAGAGGAGTGCCGCGACAGCGCGGTGGGTGGCGTGAAGGACGGGTAGCTGGAAAAGGGGGAGGGCCAATGCGCGGGGTCATCACCGGACGAGAGGTGGTCACCAACCTGGGTCTCATCTATCGAGAGTTCGGCGCGGGATGTGTGCTGCGCTGCCTCTGGGTGATGCTCAGCGGGAAGACCACCACGTTCCTCGAAGTGGCATGTCCGCCGGCGGCGAAGCGCTAGGCGGAAGGCGGCGACGCATTCAACCGAGGCATCGCGGGCCGCGGCGGAGATACATCCCGCGCGGCCCGCTTCTCGCCACTCCCATGACAACCGTCATCGAGGTTCATCACGACGGGGCTTGTCGCCGTCGACCGCGTCCTTGATGGCCCGCTTGGCGTCCTCCACCTTCTCCTTGAGGTGGCCCTTGGCCCTGTCGGCCTTGCCCTCCGCCTCCAGGGAACGGTCCCCGGTCGCGGCGCCCGTCGTCTCCTTGATCCTCCCCTTGGCCTTGTCGATCAACTCACCCATGACGCGTCTCCTCTGGCTGTGAGCTCGTACGAGCCGTGACGAAGTGAACGTGGCCATGAGGCGCGTGGGGCGCAGCCCCGGCCCGCCCGCCCGCTCGCACCTGGAGCGGCGCTGGGGCGCATCAATCCCGGGCTTACCCCTCTTCCGGCCTACACCTGCCGACACACGGAGTCGCTGACCAGGGACGCAGCGCGAGTGCGTGGGGACGCGGGGGGTGACGGAAGCGCGCGCCGGGCTGGAATCATCCTCCCGGAGTGAACCGAGACATTGACGGAGGGCGCGCCACCCCGCACTCTGAGGTCACTGCCACCCCGGAGCCAACGCTTCCCGATGTCCACTCCCCCGCTCCCGACCCTCGGCGCGCTGTTTGGGCGGATGTACCTGCTGCGGTCCCTCATCACCACGGTGGCCTTCTGCCCGGCCCTGTACGTGGACATGCAGCTGTTGGACCTGACGGGGGACCATGCGATGCGCATCCTCCTGGGGGTCATCACGCCGCTGGTGCTGGGGTTGTGCGCGGTGGTGCAGCCGGTGGTGGTGCTTCCGTGGCTGCTGAAGCAGGCGCTCGGCGCCCAGGGGCTGTTGCGCGTGGAGCGGCTGGTGCGCCTCCCCTCGCGGCTGGCCTTCATCGAGTCGATGATTTCGTGGTTCATCGGCGGGGTGCTGTTCAACGGGGGCGTGGCGCTGTTGCTGGACCGGCCGTGGTCGGCGGTGCCGGTGGGCGTGGCGGTGTCGGTGAGCGCGGGCCTGTTCAGCAGTCCGCTGCTGTACATGCTCTACGAGCAGGTGTTGATGCCGACGATGCTGGATGCGTACCAGCGCGCGCCGAGCAGCCGGCCCGCGGGCGAGGGCTTCGCGCCGAGGCAGCTGTGGCTGTTGCCGGCGACGGTGGTCTCCGCGCTGCTGGTGACATGCCTGACGAGCATCGTGACGCTCAACCTGCGCGTGGAGCGGGAGATGGGCGCGCTGGCCAAGGCGCTGGAGACGGGCGGGCAGGAGGGGTCGGCCGAGCGGGTGCGCGCGAAGATTTCCCCGCTGCAGCGGGACCTGGTGGTGCCGGTGGTGATGTTCGGTGGCTACGCGGCGCTGGGCTCCATCATCACCGCGGCGTGGGCGGCGCGGCGGCTGGCGAAGGGCTCGCGCGCGGTGGGCGAGTCGCTGGAGGCCCTGGTCGAGGGGCGCGCGGCGCCGCCGAAGTGGGTGTCGTCCGACGAGGTGGGCGACCTGGCGGCGACGACGTGGCAGCTGTACCAGCGGCTCCAGGAGCTGCCGCGCTCGCTGAGCACCTCGGCCGGGGAGCTGGCGCAGGCGGGCACGCGGCTGTCGGAGGCGAGCAACGAGCAGAACCAGACGCTGTCGCGACAGGCGGCGGCGCTGCACCAGGCGCGCGCCACCGCGCAGGAAATCCAGCAGGCGTCCCACGTGGCCGCCTCGCGCGCCACCAGCATCCTCCAGGTGGCGGACCGCGCGGCCTCGCTGGGCAAGCTGGGCGAGGAGTCGCTGGAGGGCACGGCGAAG
The genomic region above belongs to Myxococcus stipitatus and contains:
- the atpG gene encoding ATP synthase F1 subunit gamma: MASLRDIRKRIRSVKNTRQITKAMKMVSAAKLRKAQDAILAARPYATMLDQIIADLSARSGDDNLSHPLLAARPVKRVELVTLTSDRGLAGGFNSNITRRANRFLYENTNLERIQLSTVGRKGNDFFRNRGQAVRKDFGGLYQRLNYRAAADVAEELVASFLNGEVDAVHVVYNEFVSAITQKVVVMQLLPLQTLGADAPASANTALVDFKYEPDRQAVLDRLVPQAVNIKLYRALLESVASEHGARMSAMENATSNASDMIGSLTLTYNRTRQAVITKELMEIVSGAEALK
- a CDS encoding response regulator; the protein is MAPSTDRPLLVVEDDADIREALQGYLELQGYRVRVAKDGREALASMEAQPLPALILLDMALPGVDGHRVLMARGRSEALAQVPVVILSAGMADMHPRDRAVYAASQGVAALLSKPVEPKQLLETVRRLLPGTLASQADTHP
- a CDS encoding SanA/YdcF family protein, whose product is MKPGGARGIWVRRALWGLLAGLTSLLVLSYLVRVSYEERIVPLPEAPEAPIALVFGAGLAPGAVPSPVLAQRLDMAMALWRAGKVQAVLVSGDEVKPFHHETRAMRRYLLERGLPEVAVLGDEAGLSTYDSCLRAHGVFGARRALLVTQRFHLPRALFIANSVGIDAWGVAADEGRPTPWRYTVREMLSRVLALGMVALRVEPVYPTGRAATPKR
- a CDS encoding SMI1/KNR4 family protein, yielding MHEWLEALRKSAKAASSGVSADEVRWAETECGVPFPEELGQLYLTFNGGELHGDVHLFPLHGPEGTPSVLEKSRLKLVGLPAAGVWRIGLKGPHRHIFSARKSAMVEQGDGGGPLPEWVQTLGDEDWVFGTWDGEQRQMRLYRSLKDMLDVLVPPAEVESFGERTFARAMNAVLQGALSGVEVEDEDADEEAEFASAEAVGEPLVEAEDEAAAQRELAYEYDEDVAPRARTGANGSPVGAKVAARAGKPGLVTQTELFNRPSMREALSKELGAEKKVAVKKFNEPKAKAAKPAPVREPAPVKVEAKQPVSEPVEAEAGSVKGPAQKADEAMVSSKEVIRAAKSAVAKAGTGTAVAEKAKAKPEEKTSGAVAPAVTKTAAKKAATRAPTVKPVTSTKPTAKKAAVKAPSTKPVATKPAAKMATAPSKKPAAKKVAVTKPAAKKAAVPVAKKSAAKKATTKAAAKKGSVKKVTAFAAKKTPAAVAKKPAAKKATTKAAAKKPAKGAARKSSRR
- a CDS encoding thioredoxin family protein, with the translated sequence MAHPVSYEGTTENFDQLVLEPKGELVVVDFWGDGCPNCEIYAEAEPSLLAELDGARMRVVKVNAYQHEPLAHRFGLFGIPTFLLFRDGKLLGKMSQYYGKQYWLGVIREHLPAA
- a CDS encoding type 1 glutamine amidotransferase family protein; its protein translation is MARIAFVLVDPFADWEPALLAAGAREDFKDEVSWLSLDGKPVPSMGGLTVQADGVLDDSVLERADALVLIGSPLWQTSGSPDLSSLLRRAVDRGLVVAGICGATLALARAGLLDTRAHTSNALEFLQQHAAGYNGSALYRHSAQAVSDGRVVTAPGSAPVTFAVEVLQLLHPGATAALGEFRRDFAREHPPG
- a CDS encoding Uma2 family endonuclease — its product is MASIPYRIDPDDPRAPPQELWDQLSPEERARIVAELPSEFPVSEANPPEGDPHFEAKIRAREVLGSFFSRIGRKVYLGSELPVYYPGEAMFAPDVIAVMDVELHSRMGWVVSLEGKGPDLAIEIVYAGERRKDMERNVERYARLGIHEYFIFDRARLRLSGWRLDAERRGYHPILPQHGVYGSEVLGLELQIEDERLRFYRGGAALPEAQEMIARLEHMMERSEANRSELEQRYAEEVRRREEETRRREEETRRREEETRRREEETRRREEETRRREESERRLAEALAELERLRAERR
- a CDS encoding ABC transporter ATP-binding protein; this translates as MSPRPLDASVAPKSLKDRLRNAGSLFRQLPGTFRIFWQASPQGAVLLGALTLVAAVLPAAIAWVGKLIVDSVVAAAQGSAEAHSRVVGLVGLEFGLMLGSAVVDRGLTLTRELLRANLGNLLNERILQKALELELRHFEDSDTYDKMQNARREASSRPLSLVMQAFSIVRNAITLSTFAALLIALSPWSVVVLVAASIPAFIAEARLAMEGFRLYSWRAPEGRKLNYLEWILTRDSHVKEVKLFGLGDLVLGRYRELFQKFFREDRALAFRRMGWGLGLGLLSLAAFYGCYLFVAGRAASGTITVGDMVLYLGVFRQGQAAFQGILTSVGSMFEDALFMSNLFMYLTIPTGQESSRLLPALSPPRGRDNTIELRGVSFRYPGKDAWALRNVSLTLRPGEKLALVGENGAGKSTLVKLLLRLYEPTEGTILYGGVDIRDMTVEDLRGRFGAVFQDFVRYQFNVAENIGLGHVPALEDRGRIARAAEEGGASTVIAALPNQYDTMLGGWFEKGQELSSGQWQKLAVARAFMRDDAEVLILDEPTASIDAEAEHALFERFQALAADRIAIVISHRFSTVRMADQIAVLHNGGVEELGSHDALMAKDGRYAHLFRLQARGYRD